A single Xylanimonas cellulosilytica DSM 15894 DNA region contains:
- a CDS encoding glutamine amidotransferase, translated as MRPFLLLATRAQDVAADGEHAAVLRYGGLETSQVRRIRLEREPMPPLDLDDYSGVIVGGGPFNASDPVTSKSNTQRRVEREFATLLDEVVDRDFPFLGACYGVGTLGVHEGAIVDRTYGEAIGPVTVELTPDGVADPLLAGMPPRFDALVGHKEAVRALPPHAVLLATSAACPVQMFRVRTNLYATQFHPELDVTGMLERIDVYRDHGYFEPDEYDAVTARASSREILHPRRILRAFVERYERP; from the coding sequence ATGAGGCCGTTCCTCCTGCTCGCTACCCGCGCACAGGACGTCGCCGCCGACGGCGAGCACGCCGCGGTGCTGCGCTACGGCGGCCTGGAGACTTCGCAGGTGCGGCGCATCCGGCTCGAACGCGAGCCCATGCCGCCGCTCGACCTCGACGACTACTCCGGCGTCATCGTGGGCGGCGGCCCTTTCAACGCCAGCGACCCCGTCACCTCCAAGTCGAACACCCAGCGGCGCGTGGAGCGCGAGTTCGCCACCCTTCTCGACGAGGTGGTGGACCGCGACTTCCCGTTTCTCGGCGCCTGCTACGGCGTCGGCACCCTCGGGGTCCACGAGGGCGCCATCGTCGACCGCACCTACGGCGAGGCCATCGGCCCGGTGACGGTCGAGCTCACGCCCGACGGCGTCGCCGACCCCCTGCTGGCCGGGATGCCGCCCCGGTTCGACGCCCTCGTGGGGCACAAGGAGGCCGTCCGGGCCCTGCCGCCGCACGCCGTGCTGCTGGCGACGTCGGCCGCCTGCCCCGTGCAGATGTTCCGCGTCCGCACCAACCTCTACGCCACCCAGTTCCACCCCGAGCTCGACGTGACGGGCATGCTGGAGCGCATCGACGTGTACCGGGACCACGGGTACTTCGAGCCGGACGAGTACGACGCGGTGACCGCACGGGCGTCGTCGCGCGAGATCCTGCACCCACGCCGCATCCTGCGGGCGTTCGTGGAGCGCTACGAGCGGCCCTGA
- a CDS encoding type II toxin-antitoxin system VapC family toxin — MSRSTVLLDTHALFWLVVSPDRIPGPTRDVLGHDDTTILVSAASAWELATKHRIGKMPEAAPLLANWDEDLRSLWAQEIGMNHHDALRAGALEWAHRDPFDRMLAAQAMALTVPLVSGDPVMRTLPGLDLLW, encoded by the coding sequence ATGAGCCGGTCGACCGTGCTCCTCGACACGCACGCGTTGTTCTGGCTGGTCGTCAGCCCGGATCGCATCCCCGGTCCCACGCGTGACGTGCTCGGTCACGACGACACCACGATCCTCGTGTCGGCGGCGTCCGCGTGGGAGCTCGCGACGAAGCACCGGATCGGAAAGATGCCCGAGGCGGCTCCCCTGCTGGCCAACTGGGACGAGGACCTCAGGTCGCTGTGGGCACAGGAGATCGGGATGAACCACCACGACGCGCTGCGCGCGGGCGCGCTGGAGTGGGCGCACCGCGACCCGTTCGACCGGATGCTCGCCGCGCAGGCGATGGCGTTGACGGTGCCGCTGGTGAGCGGTGACCCGGTCATGCGGACCCTGCCGGGGCTCGACCTGCTGTGGTGA
- a CDS encoding type II toxin-antitoxin system Phd/YefM family antitoxin: MATTIVNVGEAKTQFSRLLALAESGEDVVVARGGTPVARLVPVEQPRRRFGFRRLSVPDAAFFDPLPDDELAAWEGGGA, translated from the coding sequence ATGGCAACGACGATCGTCAACGTCGGCGAGGCGAAGACGCAGTTCTCCCGCCTGCTCGCGCTGGCCGAGAGCGGCGAGGACGTCGTCGTCGCGCGGGGCGGCACGCCCGTCGCCCGACTCGTGCCGGTCGAGCAGCCGCGGCGGCGCTTCGGGTTCCGGCGGCTGAGCGTCCCGGACGCAGCGTTCTTCGACCCCCTCCCGGACGACGAGCTCGCCGCGTGGGAGGGTGGCGGGGCATGA
- a CDS encoding response regulator, which produces MTRVLVVDDHPVLRDGVRAALVAASLDIVGEAASAADAVRLAVELRPDVVLLDLQLPDFSGIEAARRIARDAPDAAVLAFTMSDDDETVFAALRAGAIGYVVKGVESRELVHAIETVAHGDALFLGPGLARRVLAHFTATRAAASAPRVTNPVLEAARLTDRETEVLELMAAGWGNAEISQRLYLAPKTVRNNVSTILGKLQASSRGEAVVWARAQGLGGASP; this is translated from the coding sequence GTCGTCGACGACCACCCCGTGCTGCGCGACGGCGTGCGAGCGGCACTCGTCGCGGCATCGCTCGACATCGTCGGCGAGGCCGCTTCGGCGGCGGACGCCGTGCGGCTCGCGGTCGAGCTGCGCCCGGACGTCGTGCTGCTCGACCTGCAGCTTCCCGACTTCTCCGGTATCGAAGCCGCCCGTCGCATCGCGAGGGACGCCCCGGACGCCGCGGTGCTCGCCTTCACGATGTCCGACGACGACGAGACCGTGTTCGCCGCCCTGCGCGCCGGTGCGATCGGCTATGTCGTCAAGGGCGTCGAGTCGCGGGAGCTCGTGCACGCGATCGAGACCGTCGCCCACGGTGACGCCCTCTTCCTCGGGCCCGGCCTTGCCCGGCGCGTGCTCGCACACTTCACCGCGACCAGGGCAGCGGCATCCGCCCCTCGCGTGACGAACCCGGTGCTCGAGGCCGCCCGCCTCACCGACCGCGAGACCGAGGTGCTCGAGCTCATGGCCGCCGGCTGGGGCAACGCCGAGATCTCCCAGCGCCTCTACCTGGCGCCGAAGACCGTGCGCAACAACGTCTCGACGATCCTCGGCAAGCTTCAGGCGTCGAGCCGCGGGGAAGCAGTGGTGTGGGCGCGGGCGCAAGGGCTCGGCGGCGCATCGCCGTAG
- a CDS encoding DUF4334 domain-containing protein, translating to MHEASPAALAALERGTTTAEAFAFFDALPAVGVDEVLGRWRGSGLPTGHPLDGVLEALGWHGKRFAGPLDAHPLICDDGRGGLVDVNPAFVPLPLLLRFPAVFRHPVVARPARAALPLLGTRRPRARLRSAACRGVVTATMTYDALPIDDAFRAVDDDTLLGLMEARGMRDPFFFVLRRATAAARTPL from the coding sequence ATGCACGAGGCGTCACCTGCGGCGCTGGCCGCGCTGGAGCGCGGGACGACGACGGCGGAGGCTTTCGCGTTCTTCGACGCGCTGCCCGCGGTAGGCGTCGACGAGGTGCTGGGGCGCTGGCGCGGGTCCGGGCTGCCCACCGGGCATCCGCTCGACGGGGTGCTCGAGGCGCTCGGCTGGCACGGGAAGCGGTTCGCCGGCCCGCTGGACGCGCACCCGCTGATCTGCGACGACGGCCGCGGCGGGCTGGTGGACGTCAACCCGGCGTTCGTCCCTCTGCCGCTGCTGCTGCGGTTCCCCGCCGTGTTCCGCCACCCGGTGGTCGCGCGGCCCGCGCGGGCGGCCCTCCCCCTGCTGGGAACGCGCCGCCCGCGCGCCCGGTTGCGCTCGGCCGCCTGCCGCGGCGTCGTCACCGCCACGATGACGTACGACGCGCTGCCCATCGACGACGCGTTCCGGGCCGTCGACGACGACACGTTGCTGGGCCTGATGGAGGCGCGCGGCATGCGCGACCCGTTCTTCTTCGTCCTGCGCCGCGCGACCGCGGCTGCTCGCACCCCCCTTTGA